A single Sander lucioperca isolate FBNREF2018 chromosome 24, SLUC_FBN_1.2, whole genome shotgun sequence DNA region contains:
- the LOC116044436 gene encoding carboxy-terminal domain RNA polymerase II polypeptide A small phosphatase 1 — MDNPSSIITQVSRDEEGNKATGERGSSPSLSSKKPRRGGLFSSLLCCLRQGQPQPPPVNNNAPLLVEENGTVSKNQVKPLLPPAKSKHSGKICVVIDLDETLVHSSFKPVNNADFIIPVEIDGTVHQVYVLKRPHVDEFLKRMGELFECVLFTASLAKYADPVSDLLDKWGAFRSRLFRESCVFHRGNYVKDLSRLGRDLNKVIIVDNSPASYIFHPDNAVPVASWFDDMSDTELLDLIPFFERLSKVDNVYTVLKHQGAAS, encoded by the exons ATGGACAATCCGTCCTCAATAATCACCCAAGTCAGCCGGGATGAAGAGGGAAATAAAGCCACAGGAGAGAGGG GTTCTTCACCCTCTCTGTCCTCCAAGAAGCCCAGGCGCGGAGGCCTCTTCTCCAGCCTTTTATGCTGCCTGCGTCAAGGCCAGCCTCAACCCCCACCAGTCAACAACAATGCCCCTCTGCTGGTCGAGGAGAACGGAACCGTCTCCAAG AACCAGGTGAAGCCACTGCTGCCTCCAGCAAAGTCAAAACACTCTGGAAAGATCTGTGTGGTTATAGATCTGGATGAGACGTTAGTTCACAGCTCTTTTAAG CCTGTAAACAATGCCGATTTCATTATTCCTGTGGAAATAGATGGAACAGTACACCAG GTGTATGTCCTGAAGCGGCCCCATGTCGACGAGTTCCTGAAGAGAATGGGAGAGCTGTTTGAGTGCGTCCTGTTCACTGCCAGTTTAGCTAAG TATGCAGACCCCGTCTCCGACCTCTTGGACAAGTGGGGCGCTTTCCGCTCCCGCCTGTTCCGTGAGTCCTGCGTCTTCCACCGAGGTAATTACGTCAAGGACCTGAGTCGACTGGGCCGCGATCTAAACAAGGTCATCATCGTGGACAACTCCCCCGCCTCCTACATCTTCCACCCTGACAACGCG GTGCCTGTGGCCTCGTGGTTCGACGACATGTCCGACACCGAGCTGCTGGACCTCATCCCCTTCTTCGAGAGGCTGAGCAAAGTGGATAACGTCTACACAGTCCTCAAGCACCAAGGGGCCGCAAGCTAA
- the LOC116044435 gene encoding insulin receptor substrate 1-like isoform X2: MNENAEGHGRCANQERSLPASTSPLSSSSCSSTQTWLPPDWPLRPSWTNNRPKEQDQASRHHHVEMQSSPASRFYEELFCASQTSNTLAGAHMTSSLPQSDVVKQSSLGKLERNHTRYFVLRAGSHTGPSRLEWYKSQEKFTAVEKSAGKAALYGSSKVIYLRCCLGVSRSSSSRKGHTVALYAKDQTMVLVVEDQWEQAEWYLAIKKLMEEEQKDEERGEGFDEEDDGYCTLPPAASFKEVWPVTVKPRGLGYSKSLLGESRLCLTATSLILVRVAACSDLPSATIPLLSVRRFGHLDGSFFLELGRSALNGPGEIWMEAGDQGNPAVAQHIHEVVRETVRALRALPDFSRSPTSNHNQLQNLLASKRCRPKYRDKQVNVRPLGSRLALPPRNPEIQTSPTKCDLDPRKPHKTEPESDLSPTSRLSPFRLHQSSVSETGSYVEMKPDHHLPINKGGDDDCRRTSVVTGEQCGVAASGMEGWEPGEEQGPGYMMMSPQGSRGPPVLPQDDYVTMASPHKYSWLAYSSPSSSLQTSFNSSTSDSSCSPLHSSHHQTNEHSGPRWLVTSVQQSETEAGQSQMSIGCSTQPQDDARQEQTSANRRRLPAQTRATSSPVRSVDGSGMLTPFAASGPGYTGSIQASPNSGTGQSSRLQAPSRQFVRRYRLSLCLPRCLQAEDRH, encoded by the exons CTGCTTCCACCTCCCCTCTGTCGtcttccagctgcagctccaCCCAAACATGGTTGCCTCCCGACTGGCCTCTTCGGCCTTCCTGGACGAACAATCGTCCAAAGGAGCAGGACCAGGCTTCTCGGCACCATCACGTCGAGATGCAGTCGAGTCCTGCGTCTCGTTTCTATGAGGAACTCTTCTGTGCCAGCCAGACCTCCAACACTCTGGCTGGCGCCCACATGACCTCCTCCTTGCCACAGAGCGACGTGGTGAAACAAAGTTCCCTGGGGAAACTGGAGCGGAACCACACAAGATATTTTGTCCTGAGAGCAGGAAGTCACACCGGGCCGAGCCGACTCGAGTGGTACAAAAGCCAGGAGAAGTTCACAGCAGTGGAGAAGTCTGCTGGTAAAGCTGCGCTGTATGGCTCAAGCAA GGTGATTTATCTGAGGTGCTGTCTTGGTGTGAGCCGGAGTAGCAGTTCCAGGAAAGGCCACACAGTGGCGCTGTATGCCAAGGATCAAACCATGGTGCTGGTGGTGGAGGACCAGTGGGAACAAGCGGAGTGGTATCTGGCCATCAAGAAACTGATGGAGGAAGAGCAGAAGGATGAAGAGCGTGGAGAAGGGTTTGATGAAGAGGATGATGGGTATTGCACTCTGCCCCCTGCTGCTTCCTTTAAAGAG GTTTGGCCCGTCACGGTGAAGCCCAGAGGTCTGGGTTATTCCAAGTCCCTGTTGGGGGAGAGCCGGCTCTGCCTCACCGCTACGTCTCTCATCTTGGTCAGAGTGGCAGCATGCAGTGACTTGCCGTCGGCAACAATACCTTTGCTGAGTGTCCGGCGCTTTGGCCACTTGGATGGTTCATTCTTCTTGGAGCTCGGCAGGTCGGCACTAAATGGTCCCGGAGAGATCTGGATGGAGGCTGGGGACCAAG GAAACCCAGCAGTAGCCCAGCACATTCATGAGGTGGTTCGCGAGACGGTTAGGGCACTACGAGCTCTTCCTGACTTCAGCCGGTCACCGACCTCCAATCACAATCAGCTTCAGAACCTTCTGGCCTCAAAACGCTGCCGACCCAAATACAGAGACAAACAGGTGAATGTGAGGCCGCTCGGTTCACGCCTGGCCCTGCCTCCCAGAAACCCTGAAATCCAGACCAGTCCAACTAAATGTGACCTCGATCCCCGCAAACCACACAAAACGGAGCCTGAATCCGATCTGAGCCCCACCTCGCGTCTCAGCCCTTTCAGACTCCATCAGAGCTCCGTGTCGGAGACTGGCAGCTACGTGGAAATGAAACCGGACCATCATCTCCCCATAAACAAAGGGGGAGATGACGACTGCAGGAGAACTTCCGTGGTGACGGGGGAGCAGTGCGGTGTTGCAGCCAGCGGGATGGAGGGCTGGGAGCCAGGTGAGGAGCAGGGGCCGGGGTACATGATGATGTCTCCACAGGGAAGCCGTGGACCGCCTGTGCTGCCTCAGGATGACTATGTGACCATGGCGAGCCCACATAAATACAGCTGGCTAGCTtactcctccccctcctcttccctTCAGACATCATTCAACAG ctCCACCTCTGACAGCAGCTGCTCTCCTCTGCACTCATCGCATCATCAGACCAATGAGCACAGCGGGCCGCGCTGGCTGGTGACCTCAGTCCAACAGTCAGAAACCGAAGCTGGCCAATCACAGATGAGCATCGGCTGCTCCACCCAACCACAGGATGATGCGAGGCAGGAGCAGACGTCAGCCAATCGGAGACGCCTCCCGGCACAGACCCGGGCCACCTCGTCTCCTGTGAGGAGTGTTGATGGGTCTGGCATGTTGACTCCATTTGCCGCAAGTGGACCAGGCTATACTGGGTCAATCCAGGCTAGTCCAAACTCTGGTACTGGCCAGTCCAGCCGACTCCAAGCGCCATCACGCCAATTTGTTAGAAGATACCGGCTTTCTTTGTGCCTGCCTCGTTGCCTGCAAGCTGAGGACAGGCATTGa
- the LOC116044435 gene encoding insulin receptor substrate 1-like isoform X1 yields the protein MNENAEGHGRCANQERSLPASTSPLSSSSCSSTQTWLPPDWPLRPSWTNNRPKEQDQASRHHHVEMQSSPASRFYEELFCASQTSNTLAGAHMTSSLPQSDVVKQSSLGKLERNHTRYFVLRAGSHTGPSRLEWYKSQEKFTAVEKSAGKAALYGSSKQGVIYLRCCLGVSRSSSSRKGHTVALYAKDQTMVLVVEDQWEQAEWYLAIKKLMEEEQKDEERGEGFDEEDDGYCTLPPAASFKEVWPVTVKPRGLGYSKSLLGESRLCLTATSLILVRVAACSDLPSATIPLLSVRRFGHLDGSFFLELGRSALNGPGEIWMEAGDQGNPAVAQHIHEVVRETVRALRALPDFSRSPTSNHNQLQNLLASKRCRPKYRDKQVNVRPLGSRLALPPRNPEIQTSPTKCDLDPRKPHKTEPESDLSPTSRLSPFRLHQSSVSETGSYVEMKPDHHLPINKGGDDDCRRTSVVTGEQCGVAASGMEGWEPGEEQGPGYMMMSPQGSRGPPVLPQDDYVTMASPHKYSWLAYSSPSSSLQTSFNSSTSDSSCSPLHSSHHQTNEHSGPRWLVTSVQQSETEAGQSQMSIGCSTQPQDDARQEQTSANRRRLPAQTRATSSPVRSVDGSGMLTPFAASGPGYTGSIQASPNSGTGQSSRLQAPSRQFVRRYRLSLCLPRCLQAEDRH from the exons CTGCTTCCACCTCCCCTCTGTCGtcttccagctgcagctccaCCCAAACATGGTTGCCTCCCGACTGGCCTCTTCGGCCTTCCTGGACGAACAATCGTCCAAAGGAGCAGGACCAGGCTTCTCGGCACCATCACGTCGAGATGCAGTCGAGTCCTGCGTCTCGTTTCTATGAGGAACTCTTCTGTGCCAGCCAGACCTCCAACACTCTGGCTGGCGCCCACATGACCTCCTCCTTGCCACAGAGCGACGTGGTGAAACAAAGTTCCCTGGGGAAACTGGAGCGGAACCACACAAGATATTTTGTCCTGAGAGCAGGAAGTCACACCGGGCCGAGCCGACTCGAGTGGTACAAAAGCCAGGAGAAGTTCACAGCAGTGGAGAAGTCTGCTGGTAAAGCTGCGCTGTATGGCTCAAGCAAGCAAGG GGTGATTTATCTGAGGTGCTGTCTTGGTGTGAGCCGGAGTAGCAGTTCCAGGAAAGGCCACACAGTGGCGCTGTATGCCAAGGATCAAACCATGGTGCTGGTGGTGGAGGACCAGTGGGAACAAGCGGAGTGGTATCTGGCCATCAAGAAACTGATGGAGGAAGAGCAGAAGGATGAAGAGCGTGGAGAAGGGTTTGATGAAGAGGATGATGGGTATTGCACTCTGCCCCCTGCTGCTTCCTTTAAAGAG GTTTGGCCCGTCACGGTGAAGCCCAGAGGTCTGGGTTATTCCAAGTCCCTGTTGGGGGAGAGCCGGCTCTGCCTCACCGCTACGTCTCTCATCTTGGTCAGAGTGGCAGCATGCAGTGACTTGCCGTCGGCAACAATACCTTTGCTGAGTGTCCGGCGCTTTGGCCACTTGGATGGTTCATTCTTCTTGGAGCTCGGCAGGTCGGCACTAAATGGTCCCGGAGAGATCTGGATGGAGGCTGGGGACCAAG GAAACCCAGCAGTAGCCCAGCACATTCATGAGGTGGTTCGCGAGACGGTTAGGGCACTACGAGCTCTTCCTGACTTCAGCCGGTCACCGACCTCCAATCACAATCAGCTTCAGAACCTTCTGGCCTCAAAACGCTGCCGACCCAAATACAGAGACAAACAGGTGAATGTGAGGCCGCTCGGTTCACGCCTGGCCCTGCCTCCCAGAAACCCTGAAATCCAGACCAGTCCAACTAAATGTGACCTCGATCCCCGCAAACCACACAAAACGGAGCCTGAATCCGATCTGAGCCCCACCTCGCGTCTCAGCCCTTTCAGACTCCATCAGAGCTCCGTGTCGGAGACTGGCAGCTACGTGGAAATGAAACCGGACCATCATCTCCCCATAAACAAAGGGGGAGATGACGACTGCAGGAGAACTTCCGTGGTGACGGGGGAGCAGTGCGGTGTTGCAGCCAGCGGGATGGAGGGCTGGGAGCCAGGTGAGGAGCAGGGGCCGGGGTACATGATGATGTCTCCACAGGGAAGCCGTGGACCGCCTGTGCTGCCTCAGGATGACTATGTGACCATGGCGAGCCCACATAAATACAGCTGGCTAGCTtactcctccccctcctcttccctTCAGACATCATTCAACAG ctCCACCTCTGACAGCAGCTGCTCTCCTCTGCACTCATCGCATCATCAGACCAATGAGCACAGCGGGCCGCGCTGGCTGGTGACCTCAGTCCAACAGTCAGAAACCGAAGCTGGCCAATCACAGATGAGCATCGGCTGCTCCACCCAACCACAGGATGATGCGAGGCAGGAGCAGACGTCAGCCAATCGGAGACGCCTCCCGGCACAGACCCGGGCCACCTCGTCTCCTGTGAGGAGTGTTGATGGGTCTGGCATGTTGACTCCATTTGCCGCAAGTGGACCAGGCTATACTGGGTCAATCCAGGCTAGTCCAAACTCTGGTACTGGCCAGTCCAGCCGACTCCAAGCGCCATCACGCCAATTTGTTAGAAGATACCGGCTTTCTTTGTGCCTGCCTCGTTGCCTGCAAGCTGAGGACAGGCATTGa